One Pseudomonas sp. AN-1 genomic region harbors:
- a CDS encoding ABC transporter ATP-binding protein, with the protein MSDEILRVERLCMQFGGIRALHEVSLGVRRGSITALIGPNGAGKTTVFNCLTGFYRATAGSIQLNARGRRTDVLQVLGEPFRPGDFVRPRQFASRLWYKLFGGTHRVNRAGLARTFQNIRLFREMSVLENLLVAQHLWLNRSLLAGVLNTPAFRRAEEQALAHAFYWLELVDLVDCANRLAGELAYGQQRRLEIARAMCTRPQLLCLDEPAAGLNPAETVALGAIIRRLREQHALSVLLIEHDMGMVMGICDHIVVLDHGEVIAEGAPAAIRSDPKVIAAYLGADEEEPA; encoded by the coding sequence ATGAGCGACGAGATCCTGCGCGTCGAGCGCCTGTGCATGCAGTTCGGCGGCATCCGCGCGCTGCACGAGGTCAGCCTGGGCGTGCGCCGCGGCTCGATCACCGCGCTGATCGGCCCCAACGGCGCCGGCAAGACCACGGTGTTCAACTGCCTGACCGGCTTCTACCGCGCCACTGCCGGCAGCATCCAGCTCAACGCCCGCGGGCGCCGCACCGACGTGCTGCAGGTGCTCGGCGAGCCGTTCCGCCCGGGCGACTTCGTGCGCCCGCGGCAGTTCGCCAGCCGGCTGTGGTACAAGCTGTTCGGGGGCACCCACCGGGTCAACCGCGCCGGCCTGGCGCGCACCTTCCAGAACATCCGCCTGTTCCGCGAGATGTCGGTGCTGGAGAACCTGCTGGTGGCCCAGCACCTGTGGCTGAACCGCAGCCTGCTGGCCGGCGTGCTCAACACCCCGGCTTTCCGCCGCGCCGAGGAGCAGGCGCTGGCCCATGCCTTCTACTGGCTGGAGCTGGTCGATCTGGTCGACTGCGCCAACCGCCTGGCCGGCGAACTGGCCTACGGCCAGCAGCGCCGTCTGGAGATCGCCCGCGCCATGTGCACCCGCCCGCAGCTGCTGTGCCTGGACGAGCCGGCCGCCGGCCTCAACCCGGCCGAGACCGTGGCGCTCGGCGCCATCATCCGCCGCCTGCGCGAGCAGCACGCCCTCAGCGTGCTGCTGATCGAGCACGACATGGGCATGGTGATGGGCATCTGCGACCACATCGTGGTGCTCGACCACGGCGAGGTGATCGCCGAGGGCGCGCCGGCGGCGATCCGCAGCGACCCGAAGGTGATCGCCGCCTACCTCGGCGCCGACGAGGAGGAGCCGGCATGA
- a CDS encoding ABC transporter ATP-binding protein, with the protein MSAPLLELRDLDLFYGPVQALRGVSLRVEEGETVCLIGANGAGKSSLLMSIFGQPRASAGQILLAGEDITFRSAHHVAASGVAQVPEGRRVFPDMSVEENLLMGTITVGERHAAEDLRRMYALFPRLEERRQQRAMTLSGGEQQMLAIARALMSRPRLLLLDEPSLGLAPLVVRQIFQTLRELAAGGMTIFLVEQNANHALRLSDRGYVLVNGEIRLTGTGAELLGNPEVRSAYLGGH; encoded by the coding sequence ATGAGCGCGCCGCTGCTCGAGCTGCGCGACCTCGACCTGTTCTACGGTCCGGTGCAGGCCCTGCGCGGGGTCAGCCTGCGGGTAGAGGAGGGCGAGACGGTGTGCCTGATCGGCGCCAACGGCGCCGGCAAGTCGAGCCTGCTGATGTCGATCTTCGGCCAGCCGCGCGCCAGCGCCGGGCAGATCCTCCTCGCCGGCGAGGACATCACCTTCCGCTCCGCCCACCACGTCGCCGCCAGCGGCGTGGCCCAGGTGCCCGAGGGGCGGCGGGTGTTCCCCGACATGAGCGTCGAGGAGAACCTGCTGATGGGCACCATCACCGTCGGCGAACGGCACGCCGCCGAGGACCTGCGGCGCATGTACGCGCTGTTCCCGCGCCTCGAGGAGCGCCGCCAGCAGCGCGCCATGACCCTCTCCGGCGGCGAGCAGCAGATGCTCGCCATCGCCCGCGCGCTGATGAGCCGGCCGCGGCTGCTGCTGCTCGACGAGCCGTCGCTGGGCCTGGCGCCGCTGGTGGTGCGGCAGATCTTCCAGACCCTGCGCGAGCTGGCCGCCGGCGGCATGACCATCTTCCTGGTCGAGCAGAACGCCAACCATGCGCTCAGGCTCTCCGACCGCGGCTACGTGCTGGTCAACGGCGAGATCCGCCTCACCGGCACGGGGGCGGAGCTGCTCGGCAATCCCGAGGTGCGCAGCGCCTACCTGGGCGGGCACTGA